The nucleotide window acggaccaagtcgtgagtttgtacgtttcaacaacaaaaatttgtttttttccggcaatgccgaccaggtgtattgctgctgaatgcagaaaaacactttttgaaatgtaccaactcacgacttggacgtacatgtactttgcacgtgtgtttactatacgcattgcaggcaaagtctgcctcgattgacgtcacaaaaggggtaggcggagtcagcccccaaacaactttatatattttttaaacatataaatcgtgacaaacaattactaaaaaaaattgttttattgttcgtaagcatatactcttatgtttgaaaaaaaaaatctacttccAGATGACTTTAATCTTATGGCAAAATTGCAATCAACTAACATGCTGGACATTTGTCTGTCTTGCGTATTTGTCATATATATCTGGCAACTTTAAATCCTCCTTTGTCTTTGAAGAAGTTTCTTTTGTCTCTTCATTGTCACTAGTTCCGGGGTTTTTGGCCTTCCGGGTCTGATTTCCTTTTCTCTGGCGTTGTACCCCTCGCCTGGGGCTTCCCCTTTGCTCTCTGGTGGACAGACGGCGGAGTTGGTGGAGTTTACTTGCCGTCCGGTCGTTCGAAGAGAGGGGCTTGTATGCATTTTTCACCCCGCGATGTTTGACGGAATTTTGGCTCGCGATGGCAACATCGTCGTAAAGTTTGGTCCCGCTGATCCCAAGCACCGTTTCTCGTGGCGGCGGGCAGGGGGTGACGTACCCGAAGTCTTCCGCCTGGATTTCGAACTCGTCTTTGGTTAGATAATAGTCTTCAATGCTCTCTTTGGTAGGAATGTTGTccctttttctttcattatccgGAATTTTGGGTGCTTCTTGATTTGCAGATGTAACAACCCCCGTTTGAACGATTTTCGGCAAGGTGTTCCCATCTTGAACTTTGAGTTCGGGACTTTCCTTACATTCTATGACCCGTTCTGATTGAGGACCTCCCCCAGCCACGACCTGGTTGTTTGACTGTGACTCTTGAAAGGGTTCCGCAGGGGATGGTTCTTGGGCAACTAATTGTTGTGGTGTTGAATTCCTTACCAATGGCAGGTTGTCTGCAGTTGGTTCCTCCTCAGATTTAAAACCGTTCTCCATTAAGTCCCCCTCGTGGATGTCTACTTCGGGTGACTCTTTAAGAGCCTCCTTGGGCGCGTTTGGGCGCTGCATTGTGATTATGTTCTCCTGCATCTTGTTGCTAAGATCGTTCAGTTTGCGTCTCATCTCGGTCACGTCAACTTGGTTAAGGCGCTTTCGAGGTTTCAGGTCCTTGCGGAATTTTAGGAGCTCGTTCGCAAGCTCCAAACGCTGACTGTCCTCATCCAACTCGACTGAAATATGAAGATAAGAACATTGAAATGTTTAGTAATGGATTCAAATGAAATTATGGTATCATCATAGACTcatttaatgtaaaagagtgggGGGGGGAAACTTATTTTGTCCGTCATACCACTCTAGCAAAGAGTCCTGGCGACAACCCTTTTTAGAGTTGAAAGACCGGTACTTTCAAACTCGATTTTAGAGTAAAGTTCGCtccaatttcacccaaaatgaGTGACATAGCTTGACTTTCACTCTCGAAAGAGTGAAACTGACCCCACTCGGACAAGAGGGTGAAATGTATGCTCTTTTAGATTAAGAGAGTATGACTTAACTGTTACCATACTTTTTTGGCTAAAAGAgatttgcggtagcaccatgtggatatcttttttttttaagtagagTTTGTTCTGAAAATAAACTTTGGTTAATGCCTCAAAGGTTCGATCAGTacgctctgattgtcttcaggagagtgAAACGTTGTGTCGTTaaccactgttttttttttttttttagaaccaacactactcaaaaagagttATCCACATAGTATTACCGCAAACTTCACATTGTTATTATTCGTGTCAAAGAATCTGGTTGTTTTTTTAGGAAAGCTTTTGACTCATAATTTAtcagtttgattttgtttgcaatCATTAAGATCTCTCCTACTGCCCCCGGAATCAACGAAATGAGACGAATATCGTGTTTTTATAAGTACTTCAATCTTTTTATGCATGActtttaatattataataatatgggTGTGCGTGCGTTTACGTACGTATATTTTCCCCTGGGGTATtttagttttttctttaattgtgttttgtattttcacTAAAATCTGTTTCCTTTTTAGTGCACTTCCCTTTTGTATATTAATGTTGTTTTCCTCCCCAATTTATTCATGTCTTTGTCAACTTAACATTTTCTCCAATTGAAACCAaaggttcttctcagaaccacccctaCTCCTCTTTAGATTATCATCCCTTGGTGTTACCGCCAGCCTCAGTTtattaacatttttgtattgcttttctctacagatttgttcctgtttgttttctttttcaccaTGTCTAACCAAAGTTGCGTTCGCTTGTTTCAGGAACTTAGGAAACTAAAAGAGAAAGCACTACGTTATTCGTATCATCGAGACAACTACAGGTTCTACACACTAACCCGTTTCATTCCCACAGGTTTACAGGTGAAATTTGACCCAGCCCTTGGGTCTTTGTGTACCCCACTCCGCAGACAGTGGAACACCACACTCCATAGTACTTCACTTAGTCTCATTCGTATTCTAACAGAACACTGTGATGTTTGTCTCAACAGCTTCAACCGAGATATATCCTATCTTGAAGCAGAACTTAGGTCCATCTGCTCAAGTGCCCGTTTTGAGCAATTCACCAGTGAGATCGATGCTGGTTTAACTAAACTTGAATCTGTTCTG belongs to Asterias rubens chromosome 6, eAstRub1.3, whole genome shotgun sequence and includes:
- the LOC117291132 gene encoding uncharacterized protein LOC117291132, which gives rise to MPHTRELEIRYFHRGRSFRPSKPLHFLPPIKLTTGAEQHTSTPHETVWQRAATRGRGREKRHSRYRKMVTTIASYLTLGNVADMKFLCKDHVRPPQIVDDVTNARHLLALLENQRLLAENSLYFLQTLLYYIARPDLYQVVLDFRADRQDDYRNRGVKIKDEYQVELDEDSQRLELANELLKFRKDLKPRKRLNQVDVTEMRRKLNDLSNKMQENIITMQRPNAPKEALKESPEVDIHEGDLMENGFKSEEEPTADNLPLVRNSTPQQLVAQEPSPAEPFQESQSNNQVVAGGGPQSERVIECKESPELKVQDGNTLPKIVQTGVVTSANQEAPKIPDNERKRDNIPTKESIEDYYLTKDEFEIQAEDFGYVTPCPPPRETVLGISGTKLYDDVAIASQNSVKHRGVKNAYKPLSSNDRTASKLHQLRRLSTREQRGSPRRGVQRQRKGNQTRKAKNPGTSDNEETKETSSKTKEDLKLPDIYDKYARQTNVQHVS